The genomic window GGCCGATCCACAGACCCTCGCGTTCGACTACATGCGGTGGATCGCGGAACTGACCCGGTCCCAGTGGGATTCGTCGGAACCGCTGCGTGTCCTGCATCTCGGTGGCGGCGCCTGCACACTCGCCCGCGCCTTCGCGTCGATCTACCCGCAGGCGCGGCAGGTGGTCGTCGAACTGGACGGGCGTCTGGCCGTGCTGGTGCGCGAGTGGTTCGACCTGCCGCGGGCGCCGCTGCTGCGGGTGCGGGTGGGGGAGGCGCGGGCGGTCACCGAGACCCTCACCGCCGACAGCCGCGATCTGATCGTGCGGGACGTCTTCGCCGGGCGCACGACGCCCCGGGCGTTGACGACCCTCGAGTTCACCCGGCACGCCCGCCGCGTCCTCGCCCCGGGCGGTATCTACGCCGTCAACTGTGGGGACGCACGGGATCTACGGCGGGCCCGGGCGGAGGCCGCCACGATCGGTGCGGTGTTCGAGCACACCGCGATCATCGCCGATCCCTCGATGCTCAAGGGCCGACGCGAGGGCAACGTGATCATTGCCGGTAGCGACGTGCCGATCGGACGGTCACCGGCGCTGGCGAGCCGGGTCCTCGTCGGTGGAACGCAGGCACACGTGTGGCACGACGAGCAGGTGCACCGGTTCGCCGAGTCTGCGAAGGTGCTCCACGACCTCGGCGGCTAGTTCTTCTCGGCGCTGCCTGCCGGAAGGTTTCGCGCCGCCCGGATCCCCACCCAGGCCCCGGCTCCGGTGAACCCGCCCAGGCACGCCACACCGGTGACGGTGACGGCGGTCAGGGCGGCCTCCGGCATCGGGATCAGCGCGGCGAGACCGGCGAGGATCATGAGCCAGCCGCCGGTCTCCGTCAGCGGACGCCCGGCCCGGTGCGCGACCGTCCACGCCTCGTCGCCGGCCATCGTGGTGGCGGTGCGGATGCCGACGTAGTGGTTGCGGCGCAGACGGCCGCTTCCGGCCGAGCGCGCAGTCCACACGACGAGCGCCCCGCCGATGGTGAACGTCAGGCACAGGACAATCCGCAGGCCGATCGACTCCATGTGGCCACGGTAGAGGACCTGCGCGCGAGTCGGGCGATACGGGCGATCGTCGGTGCGTCGGGAGAGGTCAGGCTCCGGCCGGGAGATTGCCGAAGTCGGGGGCCCGCCCCTCCGCGAACGCGGTGAGTGCCTCGGTGTTCGCCGGTCCGCCGAGCAGATCGGCGAAGCAGGCGTTCTCCCGGGTGCGGGCGTCGGCGATCGCGGCCCGCAGCGGTGCGGTCATCGTCTCCTTCACTGCGGTCAGGCTCGAAACAGGTTTGGCGGCAAGGAGTTCGGCGTGCTCCCGGGCTGTGTCGAGGAGTTCGTCGGGTGGGCACACCTTCCATGCCAGGCCCATCTCCTTCGCCTGCTGCGCGTCGATCCATTCCGAGCTCATCAGCATCCAGGCCGCGTTCTGGTGCCCGATCAGGCGGGGCAGCAGAAAGCTCGACCCCGCCTCGGGGGCCACTCCGAGATCGGTGAACGGGCACTTGAGCCGGGCTTCGCTCGACATGAACGTCAGATCGGAAAATCCGAGCAGGGTCACGCCGGCGCCGAGGCCGATGCCGTTGACCGCGCAGATCAGCGGTTTGGGGAGGTCGGCGAACGCGTCGATCATCCCGGTGAACCCGTGTGCGGCCCGGGGCGGATTCGGATCGGTGGTCAGGGCCCGCATCTCGCGCAGGTCGGTGCCGGCACTGAACGCGCGCCCGGCGCCGGTGAGCAGCACGACCGCCACCGAGGGGTCGGCGGCGGCGTCGCGCACGGCCTCGGTGGTGGCGTCGTAGAGCGCAGTGTCGAAGGCGTTGAGGGCCTCGGGGCGGTCGAGGGTCAGGGTGCGGACGCGGGCGCGGTCCTCGATGCGAATGCTCATACCGGAACCGTAGAGCGCGCGACGGTTCCGCGTCGGACATTGCGGACCACAGTTTGCCGAAAAAGTGATATCAATTTAATATCTGTTTCATGCGGTCCGGAAGGGTCCGTACAGACGAGGAGGGACGTCATGACCACAACGACAGCCGCACCCGAGCGTGGATCCGCCGGAGCGACGGGGGTCGAGGAGAGGATCGGCTGGTCCGTCAACGGCTGGCCCGTCGCGATCGGCTCCCTGATCGGTGTCCTCGCCGG from Prescottella sp. R16 includes these protein-coding regions:
- a CDS encoding spermidine synthase; its protein translation is MGRQRSGRRNERHDSRGGGGPVAGTYVIDTGTCELEEDPFDPQSWIVRINGEPSSHIDLADPQTLAFDYMRWIAELTRSQWDSSEPLRVLHLGGGACTLARAFASIYPQARQVVVELDGRLAVLVREWFDLPRAPLLRVRVGEARAVTETLTADSRDLIVRDVFAGRTTPRALTTLEFTRHARRVLAPGGIYAVNCGDARDLRRARAEAATIGAVFEHTAIIADPSMLKGRREGNVIIAGSDVPIGRSPALASRVLVGGTQAHVWHDEQVHRFAESAKVLHDLGG
- a CDS encoding SdpI family protein, which translates into the protein MESIGLRIVLCLTFTIGGALVVWTARSAGSGRLRRNHYVGIRTATTMAGDEAWTVAHRAGRPLTETGGWLMILAGLAALIPMPEAALTAVTVTGVACLGGFTGAGAWVGIRAARNLPAGSAEKN
- a CDS encoding enoyl-CoA hydratase/isomerase family protein: MSIRIEDRARVRTLTLDRPEALNAFDTALYDATTEAVRDAAADPSVAVVLLTGAGRAFSAGTDLREMRALTTDPNPPRAAHGFTGMIDAFADLPKPLICAVNGIGLGAGVTLLGFSDLTFMSSEARLKCPFTDLGVAPEAGSSFLLPRLIGHQNAAWMLMSSEWIDAQQAKEMGLAWKVCPPDELLDTAREHAELLAAKPVSSLTAVKETMTAPLRAAIADARTRENACFADLLGGPANTEALTAFAEGRAPDFGNLPAGA